The following coding sequences are from one Coleofasciculus sp. FACHB-1120 window:
- the aroA gene encoding 3-phosphoshikimate 1-carboxyvinyltransferase, which yields MPAAVVTLENTENQDRLIIQNPAAGLSLQGRIRVPGDKSISHRALMLGAIAQGETTIQGLLLGEDPRSTASCFRAMGAEISELNPEMVRIQGIGLGCLQEPTSVLDAGNSGTTLRLMLGLLASHPGRFFAVTGDSSLRSRPMSRVVKPLQEMGAQIWGRQNGSLAPLAIQGQQLRPIHYHSPIASAQVKSCILLAGLMVEGQTTVTEPALSRDHSERMLKAFGAELSIDPETNSVTITGSAKLQGQPVVVPGDISSAAFWLVAGAIVPGSELCVENVGVNPTRTGILEALERMGADIQMENQRIVAGEPVADLRVRSGALKACEIAGDLIPRLIDEVPILAVAAVFAQGTTVIRDAAELRVKESDRIAVMASQLNRMGAKVTERPDGLEITGGTSLIGTDVDSHTDHRIAMSLAIAALNAEGTTTIGRAEAAAISYPDFFQSLIGIIK from the coding sequence ATGCCAGCCGCAGTTGTCACGCTAGAAAATACTGAAAATCAGGATCGTTTAATCATTCAGAATCCCGCAGCAGGGCTATCCTTGCAGGGACGCATTCGGGTGCCAGGAGATAAATCTATCTCCCACCGGGCTTTGATGTTGGGAGCGATCGCCCAAGGAGAAACCACTATTCAGGGACTCCTCTTGGGAGAAGATCCCCGCAGCACTGCTAGCTGTTTTCGGGCGATGGGTGCCGAAATTTCGGAACTGAATCCGGAAATGGTGCGAATTCAGGGCATCGGACTTGGCTGTCTGCAAGAACCAACCTCAGTCTTGGATGCCGGTAACTCAGGTACTACCTTGCGGCTGATGCTGGGGCTTCTCGCCTCTCATCCGGGACGTTTTTTTGCGGTGACGGGGGATAGTTCGCTGCGATCGCGCCCAATGTCCCGCGTTGTCAAACCGTTACAAGAGATGGGCGCTCAAATTTGGGGACGTCAGAACGGCTCTTTAGCGCCTCTGGCAATTCAAGGACAACAACTGCGACCGATTCACTATCACTCCCCCATTGCCTCAGCACAAGTCAAATCTTGTATCCTGCTAGCGGGATTGATGGTGGAAGGACAAACTACCGTTACCGAACCCGCCCTCTCCCGCGACCACAGCGAACGGATGCTCAAAGCTTTTGGGGCAGAACTCAGCATCGATCCAGAAACCAATAGCGTCACCATTACTGGCTCAGCCAAGCTGCAAGGGCAGCCGGTGGTTGTGCCTGGGGATATCAGCTCAGCTGCCTTTTGGCTGGTTGCTGGGGCGATTGTACCGGGTTCGGAGTTATGTGTTGAAAATGTAGGGGTCAATCCCACCCGCACTGGCATTCTGGAAGCTCTGGAGAGGATGGGCGCTGACATTCAGATGGAAAATCAGCGGATTGTCGCGGGTGAGCCAGTCGCAGATTTGCGAGTACGTTCTGGTGCCCTTAAGGCTTGTGAAATTGCTGGCGATCTAATTCCTCGCCTAATAGATGAGGTTCCAATTTTAGCGGTAGCGGCAGTATTTGCCCAAGGAACTACTGTCATTCGAGATGCAGCCGAGTTGCGGGTCAAAGAAAGCGATCGCATTGCCGTGATGGCATCTCAGCTCAATCGCATGGGTGCCAAGGTTACAGAAAGACCCGATGGGTTAGAAATTACGGGGGGCACTTCCCTCATTGGCACTGATGTTGATAGTCACACCGACCATCGAATTGCCATGAGTTTAGCAATTGCCGCCCTTAATGCAGAAGGCACTACCACGATTGGGCGTGCCGAAGCCGCTGCTATCTCTTACCCTGACTTCTTTCAATCCTTAATCGGGATTATCAAGTGA